From the Mesotoga prima MesG1.Ag.4.2 genome, the window AGAGAGTTGATATATTGAAGGTCAGCAGAGAAACGGTCGCTCAATTGACGCCGCTCATAGCGACTACCGCTGTCGTCGGTATGCTGATACAGGTGATGAGTTTTAACGGTGTCAAAGGCTTGATTTCCATGTGGATTGTGACTGCTCCTCTCGCGATCGTCTGGATTCTCCTTCCTTTCATAATACCAATATCGGAAGGTCTCCTGACGTATGGTGGTGCTACGGTAATTGGCATACCTCTTATATGGATGTTGAACTCGAACGGGATCAACCCGGTAATCGTTCTGGCAGGACTGAGTTTACTGTGGCCTCTTGGGGATGGATTGCCCCCGACTGCGCTTATTGGGCGCTTGACGGTTAGCACAGTAGGTTACAAAGGCTCATATGGCTCATTCTTGAAAGAATGCGTGGTGCCCTGGATAGCCATAACTGTCGTTGCAATGATACTGGTTATCTTTGCAAATAAATTCAACTTCCTGATGATGGTAGGTTGAGGAGGAGGTGTCGTCATGACTTTGATAATGTTTCTGTATTATGTGATGACAGCCTATGTGGTAGGCATGCTTATCTGGAACTTCATAAAGACGAAGGATATAAACAGCGAAATCTTATATGCACTGGCTCTCTTGCCCCTCATTCTCAGATTGCTTATAATGAGGTAGGAGGGATATTATGATGAGAAAACTATTGATACTGGTTGTTCTGACACTTATTGTCTTGGCGGGCGGAATTCCTTTGTACATACAGAGGAGTTACAAGGAAGAAGTAGTCGCCGGGCCGAGCGTGACAGACGTCTTCAAGCTAAGCAAGTATTTCGACGGAATCAAAGGAACCATTGCCGATACCGACGTCTTTGAGCTTAAAGGAGCAGAAGAGGGTGGAAAGACGCTGATAATCGCGGGAACCCATGCAAATGAACCCTCTGCTGCCTTACTCGCCTATTTCTTCATAGAAAATCTGGAAGTCGAAAAGGGAACAATTTACGTAATCCCCCATTTCAACCGAAGCGGTTCTCTCGGGCCGCAGCCCGGTGGCGGTTTCCCGCTCTATTACTTCGTTGATACTCCCTGGGGTGAAAAGAAATTCAGAATGGGCGATCGAGGCTTCCAGGCACTCGACCAGTGGCCCGATCCAGATGTATATGTTCACTATCCAGACGGCCAGTTGTTGTCCTATATCGATGCAAGAAACACAAACAGATCTTGGCCGGGAAGACCCGATGGCTACCTTGCGGAAAAGGTTTCCTTTGCAGCAATGGAGATGATCCGTAATGAAGGAATTGACGTGGTTATCGATCTTCATGAGGCAGAGGCAATGTATCCAGTAACAAACTGTATAGTTGCTCCCGAGAAGTCAATGCCCTACGCGATAGGAGCTGCGTTCTATGTAAAGGGAAGGGAGAAATTCGAAAACCATGTGGAATCTTCACCGGCTGGTTACAGGGGTCTTTCTCATAGAGAGATCGGAGATTGGTCAGACGCATACCCCTTCTTACTGGAATCTCCTGGTGTGCACTTAGATCAGATTACGGCAGCGAAAACTCCTGAGCTGATCATAGACGGAATAGACCCGTTTGTACTGAAGGCCGGCGAAAAGGGACTGCTTTTCGTTCCATATGACGAAAACGGATTCTCTATGGACAGAAGAGTTGGGCAGCATTCTTCTGTCATACAGGAGATTTTGTCTCAGTGGACGAAGAAGAATCCAGATCGCGGCTTCAAAGTCTCGGCTCCGAAACATGCGGACATTGTTGAAAATGGTCTCGGGTTTTATTTCAAAGATCCTTCTGAGGCGGATGAAGATAAGGTCTTTCTCCAGTAGGGTTTTGTCTAGGCTGAATGAGTGCATGCGTTATCGAGGACGCATGCACTTTTTTAGTTTTCGTCACGGTTCCGTTATTAATCTTCTTGAATAATCCGCCCCAGCTGCAGCAGATCGTCGACTATATAGTCGACGTCTATCGAAGGTTTCGACCCATCTTGCGAAAAGAAGCAGGTTTTTGTTCCCGCATCCCTTGCGGCCATCACATCGAGATCTCTGTCGCCAATGGAGAGGGTTGATTCCGGTTTTAATCTGTGTCTTCTAATCGTGCTTATGAAAGCTTCTGGATCGGGCTTTCTTTTGAATCCGCTTTCTTTTGTGACAATTTCACTGAACAAGGAGGTCATCTCGAAGTAATCTAGCAGTTTGAAGGCTGTCCTTCTAGCTCGATGAGTAATTATTAGATTCACTCCACCATCTCTCTTAATTCTCGAGCATACCTCACGGGCACCACTGAATGGAGGCTGTTCGACTGGATCCAATTCTTCCTCCATTCTTTGGAAGTCTTTGTAGAAAGCGTAATCAACTCCACGATCTAGATAAAAATCTACGGCCTTTCCCAGCGTTTCTTTCATCAGCGAGAGTATCTCATCTTCAGAAGCACCGTATCCGTGAATTGCCAGAGACTGCTTGAATAGTCTTACCATGGCGGGATAGGTGTTAAACAAGGAACCATCGAAATCCCATATTAAATTTTCAATCATCGCCTTCACAGCCGCTGAATCTGTTGCAAACCTGGAGGACAGAAGGAACCTGACTTAAAGAGGTTAAGACGAAGTCCGCGCTGGTCTTTACGAAATCCTTATCTGGATTGAAAAGGCACGTTGCTATTCCCGCTCTCTTTCCAGCCTCTATATCGATCTCTCTGTCACCTATCGTCAAGACTCTCTCTCTCTCAAGGCCGTATTTGTCAATTATGTACATTATTGCTTGAGGATCAGGCTTTCTCGCAAAGCCGCTATCCGCAGATACGATTTCGGAGAAGAGATCGAGCATATTGTAGTAATTGAGAAGTTTGGTCATGGAGTAGTTGCTTCTATGACTGAAAAGGAAATTGCTGCCGCCGTTCCTGTTGATCTTCACACAAATCTCCTTCGCGTTATCAAATGGCGGCTGTTTCTCGGGTTGCAGAAGGTTTTCTATGCGGTAGAAATCCTCAAGGAAGCCATTCTTCAGCTTATATTTGTTGACAAAATAGCTTGCAGCTTTCGATGTCGACTCCTTGAGCTTTTCAAGAATTTCATCTATTGAGGCTTTGACATCATACTTCTCGAGAACTTCCTGAAATACCTTTGCTGCAGCTGGGTAAGTATCGAAAAGTGTACCTCCGAAATCCCAAATCACGTAATCATACATAGTACTTCCCCTTTCTTGGATCTAAATCAATAATAAACGCTTTTGGGGATTTCGTCCTGTCGGGTATCTTAAGAATCCTGGGTTTCTTCAAGATATCTTACCCTTGATGCAGCGATTATTTCCAACGTTTCTTCCCTTCTTACCCAGCCTTCGATACCCGTTTTCTTCTTTTCGAGATCCTTGTATACGGAGAAGAAATGCTCTATCTCTTTCAGCAGATGAGGTGGAACATCATCGAGAGTCTCAATGTAATTCCAGACCGGATCATGAATCGGAACACAAAGGACCTTTTCATCGGGTCCCTTCTCGTCCCACATCTTGAATGCGCCTATGGGCTTCGCTTCTATTAGACAGCCAGGAAAGGTTGGCTCCCACAGCAAAACCATCGCATCGAGCGGGTCCTCATCCTCGGCAAGCGTATTGAGGATGAAGCCATAATCCATTGGATAATGGACCGCAGAAAACAGCGTCCTGTCGAATCTTATTCTTTGAAACTTCTTGTCGTATTCGTACTTGTTCCTGCTCCCTTTCGGAATCTCTATCATTATGTCCAGTACTATTTCTTCCTGCAAAGCTGTCACCTCCACAACAATTATGCCAGAAAGACCACAGTCTCATGATTATCATAAAAGAAGAACCCCTTATGGGGTTCTTCTAGACCGATTTCAAAAACAGTCTTACCTGTTGTTAAATAAGAATACCCAGGCAGCAGCGTCTTCGCCGTTGATCTTCCCGTCCTTGGGGAAGGAAATGTCGCAAGCGGTTATGTCGTCTGCTTCCGTAGAACCGATCTTTTCAACTAGATATTCGAAATCCTTCGTATCAACAACGCCATCGCTATTGACGTCAAGATCGTCACCTTCGTGATGAGCGAGATCATCGAATATTGGCAGGTACATCTCTCTTTTTTCAATTTCCCAGAAGCCCAGCTGCCCACTTTCATATTGTTCTTCACTGATAGCCGGAATCACGAAGTAACCACCATCTCCCCAGTCATAGGCCCAGGAGTTCTTTATTATCCAGAACGTGGTGGTTGTGAAAATCGGTGAGGCCGCCTGTGTTGGATCGACATATGTGTAGCTTTCAATCTCTTCGTCCAGAATAGGAGTTGCATCTGGATTTGTCTTGCCAGCTAGAATAATATCGTCGAGATCTGTGGCACTTGCCCATCCGACTAGAGTAACTGCATGTCCGCCCGTACTATAATCTCCTTCTACTGGAGAATATATACCCTTTGAATAGTAGTTGAAACTATACGGAACTGAGAAAGAGACGGCAAGAGATCCATAATCTGAAAGCGCTGTCTTGATCATGTTCAAATAGTCTTCATAGCTGTACCCTAGCTCAGCTGCCGATGTGGATGGAGGGATCATAACGGTTCGGGACGACTTCAACAGTGGAGCATCGTAGGCAGATGGAGGCAGAGGAATCTCCTCCCTAGCATCAATATAGACTTCTGAGAATGGAGCATACTGTTCTTCCATCATCCCATACCTTATGAGATTGTACATTGCAAAGTAACTGTTTCCACCCTCAAGACTGTTCTTATCCTGAACATAACTGTCTGGTGAAAAACTGTAGATATCCCAGTCTATGTTGTGATAAGTTCCCCATCGTTCCGAATAATCGAAGGTGTTATCAACGTTGCCGTTCATTCCGAAAGACTGCACCGCCAAAGCGCTCTCAAAAGAGCCCACAGTGGCAAAAGACCAGCAGCTTCCATGAATGAACTGATCTCTTATAGGTTCGAGTCTTACAAAACTGCTCTCGGCTACTACGCGAGGTTCCAGAAGCACGAAAGTCGACATCATAAGATCATCAGTAGTTGTCATTCCCTGTATAGAGAATTCATCCATCTCTTCTATGTATGCCAACCTCAAATACTCGATGAATCTCTCACGCACTTCATCTGGAAGGTCTATGTAGCTATTGAGTTTCTCGAAAATCACTTCTACGTCACCAATGTTAGCTGTCTCCAGCTTTGCAACGAAGCTCTCTTCTAGATCTGCTTTCCAGCTAAGATTCATGCTTGATATCGCCGAGTTGATTTCCGCCTCTATGGATGCTACCTGAGTTGCAACGTTAGCAGTTGCAAACGTGTATAAGAACAAAACCGAAAGTAATACTACCAATATTTTCTTCATGGTCATCCCCCCTTTACTCCAAGAAGACAATCGGTTCGTGATCAACTATGAACCCGTCAACCGAACCATTGTCTACATCTCTGAAAGCGGGATTTGGTAAATCGGGATAAGTGCCGTACGTATCCCAGTAACCTTCATACGCCAGTCCCACGGCAATGAGTTCACCTTCGAAATCTTCAGGAACCGAGAAAGTGAGAGTTGCGAAGACATCGTCGGCCGCTTCGGCTTCATCTACTCCGTTTAGGAAGGCTTTGTAAAGAGTAACGGCCTCATCACTACTCTTGAATGTTCCAACATCCTTCAGACCTGCCATGAAGTTTCCAAATTCGACGCCTTCGAGAACCAAACCCTCGCTATTCCACAGAGAGAGTTGAACATATCTGACATCATACAGATCGGCAAAACTCGCAACATTTTCTGTCAAGACACTTACTGTAAACGAATCACCAGGTCCTATATCACCGTCGGGAGTAGAAAGGCTTATTATTGGTTTTTCATCTGAGTCATACCTCTCTCTCAACGCGAAGGCTTTGTAAGCTTCTCCGTAGTCGTTAAGCGTGTTTCCGAAAACGTGAGCTTCTACCCATCTCGCGTAAACTGTGTTAAGATCAAATCCCACTTCAGCAAACTTGTAGAACAAGACATATCCGCTGTAAGGACCTTCAACACCGGCATAGTATGCCCTTATCGATTTCTCGCCATACTCGAATCCATAAGGCACCCATAGCGTATCATAATCTATCAAATAACCAGGTAGATACACATATGTCTGAAGATCGGGCCTGTCATTTGGTATTTCTTCCCATGTGTCATACATGCCATCATCATCGGTGTCGAGCAGGTTGAGCCGCTTCCTTACCGTTACCTCTTCGGCAGGTAGAATTTCCTCTGAAGCAGTCTTGTAAAACCTGATACCGAAAGCCTCATCTTCGATATACTGGAAATAGTCGCTGTAGTCAAAGTACATTAATCCAGCTCCAGACTGGAAGAGCTCTCTCTTAAGATTCGTGGCTTTGAAAGAAATCGTCTCCTTCGATTGAGCACCCATCGAATCGGTTGCTACAACCTCTGCGACGTACTTCCCCTCTTCGTCGAGAGCGTACATCGCTTCACCGGTGTCGACTACAGAAAGAACTTCAGCCCCATTTCTGTAGAGCTTGAACTCAGAAGTTACTTCTGTGTCATCAAAGTCAGTTATTTCCCACTCGAAAGTGACAAGCGTCATCGGAGCAATTTCCTGCCCTTCCGAAACGGAGCCTGTCAACGATATTACCGGTGGATTGTTGATCTTAAAGCAGCCGGAGACAAATAGCATGAATCCCAGCAGAAGAGTAATCAACAACGTTTTCTTCATTCTCTTACCCCCTTTTCAAAGATTTCGCGTTCAAAGACAATTATACATTCACAGGCGCCGATTCTGAAAACCCCCGTTTCTGAACAATTCTGCTTTCATGGCTTGAAAACATAATTTTTCGCTTTGTCTAGATCCTACCTGACACCGTCGGAGAATCTCTGAAAAACTCCGATAAACGACTCGTCAACATGCTTTTCAATGAAGAGATTTGCTTCACTTTCAACCGGGTTCTTCATCCCAAATTCAGTAACACTCCCATGTTATAATCCATCTAAATTGCTTTTCTCAGGCTTCATATTCAATTGTGGAGGTAGCACATGTACGATTTCAGGGCGATCGAAAAGAAATGGCAGGAATATTACGCTAAGGAGAAACCATTCAATATAGACCTTGAAAAGGCCGAACGACCATTCTACAACCTCATGATGTTTCCCTATCCCTCCGCAGCGGGGCTTCACATAGGAAATATGTTTTCCTTCATAGGTTCGGATGTATATGGAAGGTTCATGAAACTGAAGGGCTATGATGTATTTGAACCGATCGGCTTCGATGCCTTTGGAATTCACAGCGAGAACTACGCTTTGAAAGTTGGGAAACATCCCGCAGAACTCACCCCAAAGAGCATAGAGTATTTCAGAGAAGAGCAGCTGAAAAAGATTGGAAATATCTTCGATTGGAACAGCGAAGCGATTACCTCCTCTCCAGAGTACTACAAGTGGACGCAGTGGATATTCATACAGTTATTCAAGAATGGACTTGCAGAAAAGCGCTCTTCAAATGTGAACTGGTGTCCATCGTGCAAAACGGTGCTTGCTGATGAACAGGTTATCGATGGCCGTTGTGAACGGTGCAACAGCGAAGTTGAGAAGCGTGAGATGAGTCAGTGGTTCTTCAAGATCACAGAATACGCAGAGAAGCTGCTGTCTAACCTGGAGAAGCTTGACTGGACCGATACGACCAAAAATCTTCAGCGGGCCTGGATAGGCAAATCCTCCGGAGCTACGATCTCTTTTGAAGTATCCGGAATGAATGAGAAGATAGATGTTTTTACAACCCGTCCAGATACGATATTTGGAGTAACTTACATAGTTGTTGCTCCTGAATATGGTCTGGTCAGTAAGCTAATCACGCCCTCAACACTACAGGCCTTTGAAAACTTCAAAGAAGAAGTCAAGAACATGGATCTTGCCACGAGAACATCTATTTCGCGCCCCAAGAATGGAATATTCACCGGATCTTACGCCGTTCACCCTCTTACAGGTGAGGAGCTTCCAATATGGATAGGAGATTACGTTCTGGCAGAATACGGAACGGGCGCTGTTATGGCCGTCCCGGCACACGACGAGAGAGATTATGTCTTTGCGAAGAAGTATGGACTGGAGATAAAACAGGTTATCGAATGTGATCCCTCACAGTTGCCCTATACTGAGAAGGGAAAGATGATCAACAGCGGAAAGTATTCGGACATGCTCAGCGCTGACTTCATCGAGAGGATAGATGAAGTGAGCGAGAGTATAAAGGGTTCGGTAAACTACCACCTTCATGATTGGTGCATCTCGAGGCAACGCTATTGGGGTCCGCCAATTCCGATTGTGTACTGTGATAAGTGTGGAACGATTCCGGTGCCTGAAGATCAGTTGCCGGTAACGCTACCAAATACCGATGATTACATACCGGACGGAAGTGGGAAGTCTCCTTTGGCAAAGAATGAAGAGTTTGTCAACACGATTTGCCCTGTTTGCGGTGGACCGGCTAGACGAGAGACCGATGTATCCGACAATTTCCTTGATTCGGCTTGGTACTATCTGAGATACCTCTCACCGAACGATAACAGTGCACCTTTTGATGATGGGCTGGTTGAAAAGTGGTGCCCGGTCGATATGTATATAGGGGGAAATGAACACGCTACCCTGCACCTCATGTACTCGAGATTTCTTTCAATGGCACTTCACGATATGGGTTTTCTTCCTTTTGAAGAGCCGTTCACCTCATTCAGAGGTCACGGACTCATAATTAAGGACGGCGAGAAGATGTCGAAGTCCAAGGGCAACATTGTCAATCCAAACGAATATTTTGAGAGCCATGGAGTAGATACCCTCAGGACATATCTGATGTTCATGGGTACGTTTCTTGAAGGAGGAGACTTCAGGGACAGCGGGATGGACGCTATGAGGAGGTTTCTCAATCGTGTATGGGACATCGCTACTATGCCCGAAGGGAGAAGTTCTACCGAGTTGAAGATAAAGATGTCAGAGACTGTAGAGAAAGTAGATTATTCAGTCAAGAACATCAAGCCGAACACGGCAATTGCCGCTATCATGGAGTTTGTTAATGAAGCTTCGAAAGAGGTTTCTATTGAAAGACAGCTTGTCATAGATATGGCAAAGCTTCTTTCTCCATTTGCACCGTTTGTCTGTGAAGAGATTTACAGTATGAAGGGTGGAAAGAAGAAGACAATTCTTGACGATGGATTCCCATATGGTTATGAGAAGTACGCATCTATGGCCAAGACGGAATTGCCTGTCCAAATCACTGGAAAGATGAGGGGGAAAGTCGTGCTTCCTCAGAACGCATCCCAGGAAGAGGCGATGGAAGCAGTAATGGCTGATGAAAAGCTCTCAAAAATGCTTGAAGGAAAGTCAATAAGAAAGATCATCTACGTTCAAGACAAGATAATCAA encodes:
- a CDS encoding HAD-IA family hydrolase, whose amino-acid sequence is MYDYVIWDFGGTLFDTYPAAAKVFQEVLEKYDVKASIDEILEKLKESTSKAASYFVNKYKLKNGFLEDFYRIENLLQPEKQPPFDNAKEICVKINRNGGSNFLFSHRSNYSMTKLLNYYNMLDLFSEIVSADSGFARKPDPQAIMYIIDKYGLERERVLTIGDREIDIEAGKRAGIATCLFNPDKDFVKTSADFVLTSLSQVPSVLQVCNRFSGCEGDD
- the leuS gene encoding leucine--tRNA ligase — encoded protein: MYDFRAIEKKWQEYYAKEKPFNIDLEKAERPFYNLMMFPYPSAAGLHIGNMFSFIGSDVYGRFMKLKGYDVFEPIGFDAFGIHSENYALKVGKHPAELTPKSIEYFREEQLKKIGNIFDWNSEAITSSPEYYKWTQWIFIQLFKNGLAEKRSSNVNWCPSCKTVLADEQVIDGRCERCNSEVEKREMSQWFFKITEYAEKLLSNLEKLDWTDTTKNLQRAWIGKSSGATISFEVSGMNEKIDVFTTRPDTIFGVTYIVVAPEYGLVSKLITPSTLQAFENFKEEVKNMDLATRTSISRPKNGIFTGSYAVHPLTGEELPIWIGDYVLAEYGTGAVMAVPAHDERDYVFAKKYGLEIKQVIECDPSQLPYTEKGKMINSGKYSDMLSADFIERIDEVSESIKGSVNYHLHDWCISRQRYWGPPIPIVYCDKCGTIPVPEDQLPVTLPNTDDYIPDGSGKSPLAKNEEFVNTICPVCGGPARRETDVSDNFLDSAWYYLRYLSPNDNSAPFDDGLVEKWCPVDMYIGGNEHATLHLMYSRFLSMALHDMGFLPFEEPFTSFRGHGLIIKDGEKMSKSKGNIVNPNEYFESHGVDTLRTYLMFMGTFLEGGDFRDSGMDAMRRFLNRVWDIATMPEGRSSTELKIKMSETVEKVDYSVKNIKPNTAIAAIMEFVNEASKEVSIERQLVIDMAKLLSPFAPFVCEEIYSMKGGKKKTILDDGFPYGYEKYASMAKTELPVQITGKMRGKVVLPQNASQEEAMEAVMADEKLSKMLEGKSIRKIIYVQDKIINIII
- a CDS encoding succinylglutamate desuccinylase — its product is MRKLLILVVLTLIVLAGGIPLYIQRSYKEEVVAGPSVTDVFKLSKYFDGIKGTIADTDVFELKGAEEGGKTLIIAGTHANEPSAALLAYFFIENLEVEKGTIYVIPHFNRSGSLGPQPGGGFPLYYFVDTPWGEKKFRMGDRGFQALDQWPDPDVYVHYPDGQLLSYIDARNTNRSWPGRPDGYLAEKVSFAAMEMIRNEGIDVVIDLHEAEAMYPVTNCIVAPEKSMPYAIGAAFYVKGREKFENHVESSPAGYRGLSHREIGDWSDAYPFLLESPGVHLDQITAAKTPELIIDGIDPFVLKAGEKGLLFVPYDENGFSMDRRVGQHSSVIQEILSQWTKKNPDRGFKVSAPKHADIVENGLGFYFKDPSEADEDKVFLQ
- a CDS encoding HAD hydrolase-like protein, encoding MIENLIWDFDGSLFNTYPAMVRLFKQSLAIHGYGASEDEILSLMKETLGKAVDFYLDRGVDYAFYKDFQRMEEELDPVEQPPFSGAREVCSRIKRDGGVNLIITHRARRTAFKLLDYFEMTSLFSEIVTKESGFKRKPDPEAFISTIRRHRLKPESTLSIGDRDLDVMAARDAGTKTCFFSQDGSKPSIDVDYIVDDLLQLGRIIQED
- a CDS encoding inorganic diphosphatase translates to MQEEIVLDIMIEIPKGSRNKYEYDKKFQRIRFDRTLFSAVHYPMDYGFILNTLAEDEDPLDAMVLLWEPTFPGCLIEAKPIGAFKMWDEKGPDEKVLCVPIHDPVWNYIETLDDVPPHLLKEIEHFFSVYKDLEKKKTGIEGWVRREETLEIIAASRVRYLEETQDS
- a CDS encoding C1 family peptidase, which produces MKKILVVLLSVLFLYTFATANVATQVASIEAEINSAISSMNLSWKADLEESFVAKLETANIGDVEVIFEKLNSYIDLPDEVRERFIEYLRLAYIEEMDEFSIQGMTTTDDLMMSTFVLLEPRVVAESSFVRLEPIRDQFIHGSCWSFATVGSFESALAVQSFGMNGNVDNTFDYSERWGTYHNIDWDIYSFSPDSYVQDKNSLEGGNSYFAMYNLIRYGMMEEQYAPFSEVYIDAREEIPLPPSAYDAPLLKSSRTVMIPPSTSAAELGYSYEDYLNMIKTALSDYGSLAVSFSVPYSFNYYSKGIYSPVEGDYSTGGHAVTLVGWASATDLDDIILAGKTNPDATPILDEEIESYTYVDPTQAASPIFTTTTFWIIKNSWAYDWGDGGYFVIPAISEEQYESGQLGFWEIEKREMYLPIFDDLAHHEGDDLDVNSDGVVDTKDFEYLVEKIGSTEADDITACDISFPKDGKINGEDAAAWVFLFNNR